The following nucleotide sequence is from Nitrospirota bacterium.
AGGTCCTGGAGCTTCGCGCTCAGGTACGCCCCCATCCGGCGGCACTGCTCAAGGAGAAAGCCGCTCTCCAGCACGGTCTGAAGCGTCGCCACGGCAGCCGCGCAGGCCAGGGGGTTCCCGCCAAACGTGCTTCCGTGGTCCCCCGGGGCGAAGGCCTCGGCCACCCGGCCGGTGGCAAGCACGGCGCCGATGGGCACCCCTCCGCCCAACCCCTTGGCGAGGGTCATGATGTCCGGCTCCACACCGTATTGCTCGCAGGCAAAGAGCGTTCCGGTGCGTCCCATGCCCGTCTGGACCTCGTCGAGGATGAAAAGAAGGCCCCTTTCGCGGCAGAGAAGCTCGACTTTCTTGAGATAGTCCTCCGGCGGAACCTGCACTCCGGCCTCGCCCTGGATGGGCTCGAGCATGACCGCGCAGGTCCGGTCCGTTACGGCCCGGGCCAGGGCGTCCGCGTCCCCGAAGGGCACGTGGCGGAAGCCCGGGGTGAGGGGCTCGAACCCCTTCTGGAACTTCTCCTGTCCCGTGGCAGCCAGGGTGGCCAGGGTCCTGCCGTGAAATGCGTTATGGGCGGCGATTATCTCCCGTTTCTCCGGCGCATAATGCACGGCCGAGAACTTCCGGGCGAGCTTGATGGCGCCCTCGTTGGCCTCCGCGCCGGAATTGCAGAAGAAGACCTTCTCGGCGAAGGAGTTTTCCACGAGCAGGCGGGCCAGCTCTATCTGGGGCTCGATGTGGTAGAAGTTGGAGACGTGGATGAGGCGCTGGGCCTGCTTCTGGATGGCCACGACGACCTTCGGATGGCAGTGCCCCAGGACATTAGTGGCCACGCCACCGACGAAATCGAGGAACTCCCGGCCGTCGGGCCCCCACACCTTCATCCCCCGGCCCTTCCTCAGGAGCACCGGGAAACGCCGGTAGGTGTTCATGAGGTATTTCTGTGATTCCAGAACGGCGGTCTTCTTGTCCATAGGTGATGATAACCGATGGTATCGGGGGAAATCAAACAAATGGCGGTTTTTCGCACCTTTGGGGGCTATCTGCGGTTATAGAGGCTCATCGCCCGCTCCGGACCCCGGAGGACGACGTCGCCGACGGCGTCGGCCGCCGTGGCCACGGCCTCATCCACGAGGGCTCGCTCGCCGCCGCCGAAGGGTCTGAGCACATATTCCTCGGGGGGGATGTCCGGGTCCCGGCCGATGCCCACCTTCACATGGATGAAGTCGGGAGAGCCCACCTCCCGGATGACGGACTCCACGCCGCGGTGGCCGCCGGCTCCCCCGCCCGGTTTCACCTTGACGCGCCCCGTCTCCAGGTCCAGGTCGTCATGCACGAGCACCGTCCGAGTGGGGGGGATGCCTTCCTGCCGGAGCACGCGCCGCACGGCCAGGCCGCTCCGGTTCATGAAGGTCAGGGGTTCCACCAGGACGGCCTCCACGCCGTCCAGGGAGCCCCTGGCAAACAGGCAGAGGTCCTTTTCCGTGAATGTCAGGCCGAGACGGCGGGCCAGCTCATCCAGAACCCGGAAACCCACGTTGTGCCTGGTCCTGGCGTACTTCCTCCCCGGGTTTCCGAGGCCCACCAGCGCCCACAACTAACCCTCCTCGGCCTCCGGCTTGACCTTCTTGATGAGCTCGGGGCCTTCGGCGGCCTCTTCGGCGGGCGCAGCCTCCTCGACCAGGGCCGGCATGGCCACGGTGACCACCATGGCCGCCGGGTCGGTAAGGATGGTCACGCCGGGCGGGACCGCAAGGTCGCTGACGTGCAGGGAGTGCCCCGCCGAAAGACCCCTGATGTCTATCTCGATATGTCCGGGGATGTCCCCGGGCAGGCACTCGGCCTCCACCTCCCGCAGCTCGTGCTGCAGGATGCCCTTGTCGCGCTTGACGCCGACGGCCTCTCCCACCGTGATGACCGGGATGGAGATGGTAACGGCCTCGTCCATGGCCATCTCCATGAAGTCGGCATGGAGAAGCTCGCCCTTGACGGGGTCCAACTGGTAATCCTTCAACAGGGCCAGCCTGCTGGTGCCCTCGGGGAACCGCATGTCCACGGTCGCCTGCTCCCGGGCCGTGACGTTGATGAACTTGACGAGCTCCTTGTGGTCCATGGTAAGGGGGGTGGATTCGCCCGCCCGGTAGATGACCGCGGGGACGCGGCCCTCGCGCCTCAGGGAACGGGCGGCCCCCTTTCCGGCCTTCTCCCTCACCTGAGCGTTCAAGGTGTATTTTTCCATCTTTCTTTGCCTCCTTGCAGATATCAGACGAACAGTGAGCTTATCGAGGATTCCTCATGAATCCTCTTTATGGCCTCCGCAAGGAGCTTGGCTATGCTCAGCACCAGGAGCTTCTCGCAGGCGGCCTGCTTGTCGTCCAGCGGAATGGTATTGGTTACGATGACTTCCTCTATGGAAGAGGCGTTTATCCTGTCTATGGCGGGGCCGGAGAGGACGGCGTGAGTGCAGGCGGCGTAGACCTTTCTGGCCCCCCGCTCCTTGAGGGCCTTGGCGCCCTGCACCATTGTGCCCGCCGTGTCTATCATGTCGTCCAGAAGCAGGGTGTCCCTGCCCTGCACCTCGCCGATGACGTTCATGACCTCGGCCACGTTGGCG
It contains:
- a CDS encoding acetylornithine transaminase, whose amino-acid sequence is MDKKTAVLESQKYLMNTYRRFPVLLRKGRGMKVWGPDGREFLDFVGGVATNVLGHCHPKVVVAIQKQAQRLIHVSNFYHIEPQIELARLLVENSFAEKVFFCNSGAEANEGAIKLARKFSAVHYAPEKREIIAAHNAFHGRTLATLAATGQEKFQKGFEPLTPGFRHVPFGDADALARAVTDRTCAVMLEPIQGEAGVQVPPEDYLKKVELLCRERGLLFILDEVQTGMGRTGTLFACEQYGVEPDIMTLAKGLGGGVPIGAVLATGRVAEAFAPGDHGSTFGGNPLACAAAVATLQTVLESGFLLEQCRRMGAYLSAKLQDLKRTFSSTVADVRGKGLLLGMELTRDCGPVVEACLQRGLLLNCAAGNVLRFMPPLIVQEGDIDQMAQVLGDVMERLP
- a CDS encoding 50S ribosomal protein L25: MEKYTLNAQVREKAGKGAARSLRREGRVPAVIYRAGESTPLTMDHKELVKFINVTAREQATVDMRFPEGTSRLALLKDYQLDPVKGELLHADFMEMAMDEAVTISIPVITVGEAVGVKRDKGILQHELREVEAECLPGDIPGHIEIDIRGLSAGHSLHVSDLAVPPGVTILTDPAAMVVTVAMPALVEEAAPAEEAAEGPELIKKVKPEAEEG
- the pth gene encoding aminoacyl-tRNA hydrolase, with product MWALVGLGNPGRKYARTRHNVGFRVLDELARRLGLTFTEKDLCLFARGSLDGVEAVLVEPLTFMNRSGLAVRRVLRQEGIPPTRTVLVHDDLDLETGRVKVKPGGGAGGHRGVESVIREVGSPDFIHVKVGIGRDPDIPPEEYVLRPFGGGERALVDEAVATAADAVGDVVLRGPERAMSLYNRR